The genomic window ATAGATAGAAATTTTATTAGACCAGATTGGGTTGTAAATCAAATATTTGATTTATTTGTTAATTTAAATGCTTCTGATGAACAATTAGATTTTCCTATAGTATATACTTCTGCACTTAAAGGAACTTCTGGATATGATGTTAATGAAATGGGAAAAAATATGGATATATTATTTAAAACTATTATTGAACATGTTCCCTCTCCAAGAGGAAATATTAATAAACCATTTCAAATGCAAATATCTCAAATAGAATATAATAAATATATAGGTAATATTTGTATTGGTTTAATAAATAATGGAAATATTAAAAAAAATCAATATGTTAATATTATTAAAAAAAATAATAAAGTGAAAAAAGCTAAAATTTTATATATTATATTTAATATAGGATTAAAACCTGTTTATACTGATAATGCTAAATCTGGAGATATCGTAGGTATTGCTGGTTCAGGATTTGAAAATGTAAATATTTCAAATACAATTTGTGATATTAATCATTATATATCTTTACCTTCTCTCATAATAGAAAAACCTAAAATAGGAATGTTATTTCATGTAAATAATTCTCCATTTTCTGGTATGGAAGGAAAATATATAACATCTAATAAAATATTTAATAGAATTAATAAAGAATGTTTACATGATGTTGCGTTAAAAATAACTAAAACAAAAAATAGTAATATTTTTTATGTTTCTGGTAGAGGAGAATTACATTTAATTGTTTTAATAGAGAATATGAGAAAAGAAGGATTTGAGTTATCGGTATCTAAACCAGAAATTATATCTAAAATAATTAATGGGTTAAAACAAGAACCATTTGAAATATTAATTTTAGATTTTAAACAAGATAAAAAAGGTAATATAATTCAATTAATTAGTAAAAGAAAAGCTATTATAAATAATATTATTTTAGATGATTATAATAATAGAATTAAAATTGAAGCAATTATTTCAAGTAGAGGATTAATTGGTTTTCGAAATGAATTCATAAATATAACTTCAGGTACTGGTATAATGAATTCTTTTTTTAGTCATTATGGTGTTAATCAATACCATATAATTGGGGAAAGGAATAATGGTGTTTTAATTGCAAATAAAGAAGGTTATGCAGTTTCTTTTGCTTTACATAATTTACAATCCAGAGGTAAATTATTTATTAATCCAGGAGAGAAAGTTTATGAAGGACAGGTAATAGGTGTTCATAATAAATCAAATGATCTTACTGTGAATTGTTTAATTAATAAAAAATTAACTAATATGAGAGCATCAGGTAGTGATAATCCTATTAATTTAATTTCTGTAAAAAAAATATCATTAGAAGAAGCCATAGATTTTATTAATAATGATGAACTAGTAGAAATTACACCAAAATCAATTCGTATTCGAAAAAAATATTTAACAAAATCCCAGCGTAAATTAACAAAAAAAATATAAAAATTTAAATATTATTTATTTATTTATATAATTAAATAATAATTATTGGAGCTGGGGGGATTCGAACCCCCGTCCAAAATTACTACACTTTTAGAACTACATGTTTAGTTTTATTTTATAAAGATTTCTTAATATAAACTAATAAAACTAAGTTTTATATTATATAGTCTAATAATAACTTTAATATATAATTTTAAGACTAATTGTATACGATCTCTTTTTTTATGACCTGTTTGCTTTTATCAAAGAGAAAAATAATAAGAAACAGGGCTTCCTGCAGTTTTTTATGCTGCTAAAGCGTATTTTTCAGTATTTGCAACTATATTATACGGTTTTTTTACAAGGCCTACCGTTCCTTGACATGCTCTTCAAGTTTTATAACTTTGTCAAATCCATAATCAGCCCCATAAATTTTAAATATTCTTTTTTAAAAAACGTAATTTATTAATATTCCATTCTTTATTTTTTATAATATTTCTTTTATCGTATTTTCTTTTACCTTTTACAATAGCAATTCTTAATTTACACCAAGATTTTTTCCAAAAAAGACCAATAACTACAGCAGTAAAACCTTTTAAATTTATATAATTTTTTAATAATTCTATTTCTTTTTTTTTTAATAATAATTGTTTTTTTCTATTATTATCATATTTTATATGATTACAAATTGTCTTTATAGGATTAATATCTAAATTAAATACATAAACTTTATTATATAAGAAACTTATATAACTATTAATAATATTAACTCTATTTAATCTTAATGATTTTACTTCCCAACCTTGTAAAATAAGACCTGCATTAATTTTTTCCTTAATAAAAAAATTATGGTAAATTTTTTTATTAAAAATAATATATTTTTTTTTTCCATAATAAAAATATTTTATTATTAAATATTATTAATTATAGTCTTTATATTTAATAAGATCAATATATTAAATAATATATATTTTAAAAAATATTTTTTAAAAATTAAAATATATTTATTAATTAAAATTTTATATATTATAATCTTATTATTTATTAAATAAATATAATATTCTATTAATTTAAAATTTTATTTTATAATTATTTAATAAATTTTTTAATATTTATTATTATAAAAAATAATATATATTATTATTTATAATAAGTATTTATTTTTAAATTTTATATAAAACTTATATAAGGATGATATATGAAAAATAATCAATCATCAATTGATATTAAAAAAAATAATATAGAAAAAAAAGATGATAAAAATATAAAAGAAAAAAATTGTAAAAATATAAAAAAAAATGAAAATGTTAAAAAACATGATATTGAATATTTTAAAGAAAAAAATAATAAGTATAAATTTAAAATTATTGAACTTAAAAAACAATTAAAAGAAAATGAAAATAATATATGGGATTTAAAATTACGATCTCAATCTGAAATTGAAAACATAAGACGTAGAACTTTATTAGATATAGAAAAAGCTTATAAATTTTCATTAGAAAAATTTATTAATGAATTATTACCAGTAATAGATAATTTAGAAAGAGCTATAGATTTAAAAAAAAAACAGAAAAATAATATTGATTTATCTATAATAGAAGGTATTGAATTAACATTAAAATCGTTATTAGTATTAATTAAAAAATTTGGTGTAAGTATTATAGATGAAATTAATATACCATTTGATCCTACTCAACATCAAGCGATGTCTATTATAGAATCGGATGTAATTAAAGAAAATTATATTTTAAAAATTTTACAAAAAGGATATTTTCTTAATATGAGATTATTAAGACCTGCAATGGTAATTGTATCTAAAACTAAAAAAATTAATAATAATTAATGTTTATTTTTGTTAATATGTTTATTAACTATTATAGTTAATGAACATATTATTTTTATAAAATATTCTTAAAACTTTGAAAAATAGGATTTTATAAATGTCTAAAATTTGTCAAATAACAGGTAAGAAAACAGTAAAAGGTAATAATCGTTCTCATGCAATGAATGCAACTAAAAGAAAGTTTTTACCAAATATTCATTTTCATAAGTTTTGGATAGAAAAAAAAAAAAAATTTATAACTATAAAAGTATCAGCAAAAGGTATGAGATTAATAAATAAAAAAGGTATTGAAAATATTTATTTATATAAAAAATAAAGGTTATTTTTATGGCAAAAAAAACACGTATTTTAATTAAATTAATTTCATCTGCTCAAACTGGTCATTTCTATACTATTACTAAAAATAAAAAAAATATAAAAAAATTAGAAATAAAAAAATTTGATCCTTATATTAGAAAACATGTATTATATAAAGAAAAAAAAATTAAATAGAGTTTAATTCTTTAAAATTAATAATTAATAATATATTAATCAATAATGTTTTTAACAATTAACAATTATTGATTAATATTTTTTAAAACAAATTATTCAAAGATTTTAGAATTTTTAAATCTTTTCTTAAAATTTTCAACACGTCCTTTAGTATCAGTTCTTTTTTGTTTTCCTGTATAAAAAGGATGACATATATAACATACATCTAAATTTAATTCTTTATTATTTTTTAAAGTTGATCTAGTATTAATAATATTACCACAAGAACATTTTACAGTAATTTTATTATATTCAGGATGGATATTTTTTTTCATAAATTACCAATAATATATTTTTAAAACAATTTATTTACATATTTTATAAAAATATTTTATTATTACAAGGAAATTTTTATAAAAAAGAATAAAAACTTTAAATTATGAATATTATTAAAGTAGTATTTAATAATTCTGTTCTATATAACAAATTTGATTACTTATTACCTAAAAATACATCAATTTATATTGGATGTAGAGTTATAGTTCCTATAAAAAAAAAAAATTATATAGGTATAGTTATCGAAATTAATAATTTTTCTAAAATATCTATAAAAAAATTAAAATTTTTATATAAAATTTTAGATAAAAAACCACTTTTTAATTCTTCAATTTTAAATTTTGCAAATCAAATTTCTAAATATTATAAATATCCTATTGGATTAATTTTATTTCAGATATTACCAATATTTTTTAGAAAAAAAAATAAATATAAAATAAATTTAAAAAATACTTTACAAGTAGAAAAAATAAATATTTTAAATAATATAAAATTAATAAAATTATATAATTTTATTAATATAAAAAAATTTTTGTCAAATAAAAATAATACACATTTTTTTTATAAAAAAAAAAATAGTAATTTTAATCAAGAAAATATAAATAAAATATTACAATTTTTAAAAAAAAAAGATTTTCAGAAAAATTTTTATGTTTGGATAACACAAGACAATATTATTTTTCTTGAAAAAATAAATATTTATTTAAATATTATAAAAATGATTATATCTCAAAAAAAACAAGTTTTAATAATAGTACCTCAAGAATATCATTTTTTTTATTTATATCAATATTTTATATCTAAATTAGATATTTCAGTATGTTTACTATATTCAAATTTTAAAAATCAAAAAACATTATCAATTTGGGAAAATATAAAAAATGGTAAAATATTAATTATCATTGGTACAAAATTTACTATTTTTACACAATTTTTTAAATTAGGATTAATCTTTTTAATAGAAGAACATAATTTTATATATAAGAAAACAAATATATATAAATATAATATAAGGAATCTTGCTATTTTAAGAGCAAAAATAGAAAATATTCCTATTATATTAAGTTCAAAAACATTAAGCTTAGAAACATTATATAATATAAATATCGGAAAATTTAAATTTTTATTTAAAAATAATAAAAAAATATTATATACAAATTTTTTTAAGTTTTTAATTTTAGATGTAAATAAACAAATATCAAAATTACAGTTATTTCATAAAAATTTAATAAAAAAAATACAATTATGTATTAAAAATAATGAACAAATTATTATATATTATAAATATCAAGGATATTCTAATCTTATATTATGTAATTTTTGTAAAAAACCTTTAAAATGTAAAAATTGTAATAAAAATTATATTTTCTTTAAAAAATTATGGA from Enterobacteriaceae endosymbiont of Donacia simplex includes these protein-coding regions:
- the typA gene encoding translational GTPase TypA, which gives rise to MKKIRNIAIVAHIDHGKTTLIDKLLQESDHFKNTFKDSNNINRVMDSNELEKEKGITIFSKNTSIFWKNYKINIIDTPGHADFGAEVERILSMVDSVLLLVDAVEGPMPQTRFVALKSFAYNLKPIVVVNKIDRNFIRPDWVVNQIFDLFVNLNASDEQLDFPIVYTSALKGTSGYDVNEMGKNMDILFKTIIEHVPSPRGNINKPFQMQISQIEYNKYIGNICIGLINNGNIKKNQYVNIIKKNNKVKKAKILYIIFNIGLKPVYTDNAKSGDIVGIAGSGFENVNISNTICDINHYISLPSLIIEKPKIGMLFHVNNSPFSGMEGKYITSNKIFNRINKECLHDVALKITKTKNSNIFYVSGRGELHLIVLIENMRKEGFELSVSKPEIISKIINGLKQEPFEILILDFKQDKKGNIIQLISKRKAIINNIILDDYNNRIKIEAIISSRGLIGFRNEFINITSGTGIMNSFFSHYGVNQYHIIGERNNGVLIANKEGYAVSFALHNLQSRGKLFINPGEKVYEGQVIGVHNKSNDLTVNCLINKKLTNMRASGSDNPINLISVKKISLEEAIDFINNDELVEITPKSIRIRKKYLTKSQRKLTKKI
- the smpB gene encoding SsrA-binding protein SmpB, giving the protein MIKYFYYGKKKYIIFNKKIYHNFFIKEKINAGLILQGWEVKSLRLNRVNIINSYISFLYNKVYVFNLDINPIKTICNHIKYDNNRKKQLLLKKKEIELLKNYINLKGFTAVVIGLFWKKSWCKLRIAIVKGKRKYDKRNIIKNKEWNINKLRFLKKNI
- the grpE gene encoding nucleotide exchange factor GrpE, with amino-acid sequence MKNNQSSIDIKKNNIEKKDDKNIKEKNCKNIKKNENVKKHDIEYFKEKNNKYKFKIIELKKQLKENENNIWDLKLRSQSEIENIRRRTLLDIEKAYKFSLEKFINELLPVIDNLERAIDLKKKQKNNIDLSIIEGIELTLKSLLVLIKKFGVSIIDEINIPFDPTQHQAMSIIESDVIKENYILKILQKGYFLNMRLLRPAMVIVSKTKKINNN
- the rpmB gene encoding 50S ribosomal protein L28; this encodes MSKICQITGKKTVKGNNRSHAMNATKRKFLPNIHFHKFWIEKKKKFITIKVSAKGMRLINKKGIENIYLYKK
- the rpmG gene encoding 50S ribosomal protein L33: MAKKTRILIKLISSAQTGHFYTITKNKKNIKKLEIKKFDPYIRKHVLYKEKKIK
- the rpmE gene encoding 50S ribosomal protein L31 — translated: MKKNIHPEYNKITVKCSCGNIINTRSTLKNNKELNLDVCYICHPFYTGKQKRTDTKGRVENFKKRFKNSKIFE
- the priA gene encoding replication restart helicase PriA; the protein is MNIIKVVFNNSVLYNKFDYLLPKNTSIYIGCRVIVPIKKKNYIGIVIEINNFSKISIKKLKFLYKILDKKPLFNSSILNFANQISKYYKYPIGLILFQILPIFFRKKNKYKINLKNTLQVEKINILNNIKLIKLYNFINIKKFLSNKNNTHFFYKKKNSNFNQENINKILQFLKKKDFQKNFYVWITQDNIIFLEKINIYLNIIKMIISQKKQVLIIVPQEYHFFYLYQYFISKLDISVCLLYSNFKNQKTLSIWENIKNGKILIIIGTKFTIFTQFFKLGLIFLIEEHNFIYKKTNIYKYNIRNLAILRAKIENIPIILSSKTLSLETLYNINIGKFKFLFKNNKKILYTNFFKFLILDVNKQISKLQLFHKNLIKKIQLCIKNNEQIIIYYKYQGYSNLILCNFCKKPLKCKNCNKNYIFFKKLWKLYCIYCKKNINMLSFCPLCKKNFFIPIGIGQEQLIEFLNKLFPKTLILNINSKNFLKKILLIKNNKPLIIISSQILYKEYFSFLINTLIIILNIDNIFFSKNFKITEYFSQYIFSILNNHLDIGIKKKKVILQTNYPYNEIIKRIFKKYNEYYKIAHLLLEERQIMLLPPFTNHIILILESYDKKILLNFLEMLKKQIMYKYVNEKNFFIIGPLSLLQNKRKGLFRKQIILQHTLKSKLQFIISYIISIIKKIMNFNKINFIINVDPT